The Streptomyces sp. NBC_00224 genome has a window encoding:
- a CDS encoding DUF2637 domain-containing protein: protein MAATQLTRTHRILIGVVVAGAVVIAGIGFAGSYAAVRALAEKKGFGNFSVVFPIGIDAGICVLLALDLLLTWIRIPFPLLRQTAWLLTAATIAFNGAAAWPDPLGVGMHAVIPVLFVVAVEAARHAVGRIADITADKHMEGVRLTRWLLSPVPTFRLWRRMKLWELRSYEQVIKLEQDRLVYRARLQARYGRGWRRKAPVESLMPLRLAKFGVPLADTGPAGLAAAGIEPTLLPTAPPVTPVVSATPQPVELPAAPAPQPQPVPAPRPEYAQEQQAPQPQPGPQPGPQEAVPDESPWFAAQQLSQEAYEGTYDPQYVEGLEPTPVMVPAGPGRTRPLGNAPEQQTQHAPNAAPVYAEEPAPEDLAFADMAYKVFVDYVNELNDYPTVEALEIHLADGHGATHPRGAALLRRLMPEFKQRYHAELEADHIA, encoded by the coding sequence TTCTTACGCGGCGGTGCGCGCCCTCGCGGAGAAGAAAGGTTTCGGGAACTTCTCCGTCGTCTTCCCGATCGGCATCGACGCGGGCATCTGCGTGCTCCTCGCGCTCGACCTGCTGCTGACCTGGATCCGCATCCCCTTCCCGCTCCTGAGGCAGACCGCCTGGCTGCTGACGGCCGCGACCATCGCCTTCAACGGCGCGGCCGCCTGGCCCGACCCGCTCGGCGTCGGCATGCACGCCGTCATCCCGGTCCTGTTCGTCGTCGCCGTCGAGGCCGCCCGCCACGCGGTCGGCCGCATCGCGGACATCACCGCCGACAAGCACATGGAAGGCGTCCGCCTCACCCGCTGGCTCCTCTCGCCGGTCCCCACCTTCCGCCTGTGGCGCCGCATGAAGCTGTGGGAACTGCGCTCCTACGAGCAGGTCATCAAGCTCGAACAGGACCGCCTCGTCTACCGCGCCCGCCTCCAGGCCCGCTACGGCCGCGGCTGGCGCCGCAAGGCCCCCGTCGAGTCCCTGATGCCGCTGCGCCTGGCCAAGTTCGGCGTGCCGCTGGCCGACACCGGCCCCGCAGGCCTCGCGGCGGCGGGCATCGAGCCGACGCTGCTGCCCACGGCCCCGCCGGTCACCCCCGTGGTGAGCGCGACCCCGCAGCCGGTCGAGCTCCCGGCGGCACCCGCACCCCAGCCCCAGCCGGTGCCCGCCCCCCGGCCGGAGTACGCCCAGGAGCAGCAGGCCCCGCAGCCGCAGCCGGGACCGCAGCCTGGTCCGCAGGAGGCCGTCCCCGACGAGAGCCCCTGGTTCGCGGCGCAGCAGCTCTCCCAGGAGGCGTACGAGGGCACGTACGACCCCCAGTACGTCGAGGGTCTGGAGCCGACCCCGGTGATGGTCCCGGCGGGCCCGGGCCGCACCCGCCCGCTGGGCAACGCGCCCGAGCAGCAGACGCAGCACGCGCCGAACGCGGCGCCGGTGTACGCCGAGGAGCCGGCGCCGGAGGACCTGGCGTTCGCGGACATGGCGTACAAGGTCTTCGTCGACTACGTGAACGAGCTCAACGACTATCCGACGGTCGAGGCGCTGGAGATACACCTCGCGGACGGGCACGGCGCGACGCATCCGCGCGGCGCGGCCCTGCTCCGCCGCCTCATGCCGGAGTTCAAGCAGCGCTACCACGCGGAGCTGGAGGCGGACCACATCGCGTAG
- the lysS gene encoding lysine--tRNA ligase has translation MPTVAQSSTETDWVSRFADEVIADSERRAPGKPVVVASGLSPSGPIHLGNLREVMTPHLVADEVRRRGYEVRHLISWDDYDRYRKVPNGVPGIDDSWAEHIGRPLTSVPAPAGSAYPNWAEHFKAAMTEALAELGVEYDGISQTEQYTSGAYREQVLHAMRHRGDIDAILEQYRTKKAPAKKGQKPVDEAELEAAEGSGAAAEDDGTGSTGYFPYKPYCGGCNKDLTTVSAYDDESTELTYTCSACGFSETVRLNEFNRGKLVWKVDWPMRWAYEGVIFEPSGVDHSSPGSSFQVGGQIVSIFGGEQPIGPMYAFVGISGMAKMSSSKGGVPTPADALKIMEPQLLRWLYARRRPNQSFKIAFDQEIQRLYDEWDKLEAKVADGTVLPADAAAYARAARTAAGELPRTPRPMAYRTLASVVDITAGHDEQTIRILSDLDPANPLSSLDEVRPRLDRAEAWINTQVPADQRTVVREEPDAELLASLDDQARESLRLLVDGLDDHWSLDGLTHLVYGVPKVQAGFSPDATPKELPPEIKTAQRTFFALLYHLLVGRDTGPRLPTLLLAVGSDRVRKLLAA, from the coding sequence GTGCCGACCGTGGCTCAGAGCAGCACCGAGACCGACTGGGTCTCCCGTTTCGCGGACGAGGTCATTGCCGACTCGGAGCGTCGTGCGCCTGGCAAACCGGTCGTCGTCGCGTCCGGTCTCTCCCCCTCCGGCCCCATTCACCTGGGCAACCTCCGCGAGGTCATGACCCCGCACCTGGTCGCCGACGAGGTCCGCCGGCGCGGGTACGAGGTCCGCCACCTGATCTCCTGGGACGACTACGACCGGTACCGCAAGGTGCCGAACGGCGTCCCCGGCATCGACGACTCGTGGGCCGAGCACATCGGCCGCCCGCTCACCTCGGTCCCGGCCCCGGCCGGCTCGGCGTACCCGAACTGGGCCGAGCACTTCAAGGCCGCGATGACCGAGGCCCTGGCCGAGCTCGGCGTCGAGTACGACGGGATCAGCCAGACCGAGCAGTACACCTCCGGCGCCTACCGCGAGCAGGTCCTGCACGCGATGAGGCACCGCGGTGACATCGACGCGATCCTGGAGCAGTACCGCACCAAGAAGGCCCCCGCCAAGAAGGGCCAGAAGCCGGTCGACGAGGCCGAGCTGGAGGCCGCCGAGGGCTCCGGCGCCGCGGCCGAGGACGACGGCACGGGCAGTACGGGCTACTTCCCGTACAAGCCCTACTGCGGTGGCTGCAACAAGGACCTCACCACCGTCAGCGCCTACGACGACGAGAGCACCGAGCTCACCTACACCTGCTCGGCGTGCGGCTTCTCCGAGACCGTCCGGCTCAACGAGTTCAACCGCGGCAAGCTGGTCTGGAAGGTCGACTGGCCGATGCGCTGGGCGTACGAGGGCGTGATCTTCGAGCCGTCCGGCGTCGACCACTCGTCCCCGGGCTCCTCGTTCCAGGTCGGCGGCCAGATCGTGTCGATCTTCGGCGGCGAGCAGCCGATCGGCCCGATGTACGCGTTCGTCGGCATCAGCGGCATGGCCAAGATGTCCTCCTCCAAGGGCGGCGTGCCGACCCCGGCCGACGCGCTGAAGATCATGGAGCCACAGCTGCTGCGCTGGCTGTACGCGCGCCGCAGGCCCAACCAGTCCTTCAAGATCGCCTTCGACCAGGAGATCCAGCGGCTGTACGACGAGTGGGACAAGCTGGAGGCCAAGGTCGCCGACGGCACGGTCCTGCCCGCCGACGCCGCCGCCTACGCGCGCGCCGCCCGCACCGCCGCCGGTGAGCTGCCGCGCACCCCGCGCCCCATGGCGTACCGCACGCTCGCCTCGGTCGTCGACATCACCGCCGGCCACGACGAGCAGACCATCCGCATCCTCAGCGACCTCGACCCGGCGAACCCGCTGTCCTCCCTCGACGAGGTGCGGCCGCGGCTTGACAGGGCCGAGGCGTGGATCAACACCCAGGTGCCCGCGGACCAGCGGACCGTGGTGCGCGAGGAGCCCGACGCCGAGCTGCTCGCCTCGCTCGACGACCAGGCCCGCGAGTCGCTGCGGCTGCTCGTGGACGGCCTCGACGACCACTGGTCGCTCGACGGCCTGACCCACCTGGTCTACGGCGTGCCGAAGGTCCAGGCCGGGTTCTCCCCGGACGCCACCCCCAAGGAGCTGCCGCCGGAGATCAAGACCGCCCAGCGGACGTTTTTCGCGCTCCTGTACCACCTGCTGGTCGGCCGTGACACCGGCCCGCGCCTGCCCACGCTGCTTCTTGCCGTGGGCTCGGACCGGGTGAGGAAGCTGCTGGCGGCGTAG